One Molothrus ater isolate BHLD 08-10-18 breed brown headed cowbird chromosome 13, BPBGC_Mater_1.1, whole genome shotgun sequence DNA window includes the following coding sequences:
- the CPLX3 gene encoding complexin-3, giving the protein MAFMVKSMVGGQLKNLTGGLGGEEKSEGEKSPAEAQGMTREEYEEYQRQLVEEKMERDAQFAQRKAERATVRSHFRDKYRLPKNETDDNQIQLVGGDVELPKELAKMIEQDNEEEEEKNSVIGQLSNIQNLDLDSLKDKASATLEDLKQSAEKCSVM; this is encoded by the exons ATGGCATTCATGGTGAAGAGCATGGTGGGGGGGCAGCTGAAGAACCTCACGGGCGGCCTGGGCGGCGAGGAGAAGAGCGAGGGCGAGAAGTCTCCGGCCGAGGCGCAGGGCATGACCCGCGAGGAGTATGAGGAGTACCAGCGGCAGCTGGTGGAGGAGAA GATGGAGAGAGATGCTCAGTTTGCCCAGCGCAAGGCGGAGAGAGCCACGGTCAGGTCCCACTTCCGAGACAAGTACAGGCTGCCCAAG AACGAGACGGATGACAACCAGATCCAGCTGGTGGGAGGCGACGTGGAGCTGCCCAAGGAGCTGGCCAAGATGATCGAGCAGGAcaacgaggaggaggaggagaagaactCGGTGATCGGCCAGCTCAGTAACATCCAGAACCTGGACCTTGATTCCTTGAAGGACAAAGCCTCGGCCACGCTAGAGGACCTGAAGCAATCGGCGGAGAAGTGCTCCGTGATGTga